The genome window TCATTGACATAAATAATAGTTTTGTTCACCTTCTGGATGTGTGATCGTAAACAATCTGCAcctgtatgaaaaataattcctaGGAAATTAGATGATCTACGCCAAGATAGTTTTGGCTATTACCAAAaggatattttaatatacttttcgagatttttttatattaatcaATAACGACTAGCCAGTTGTTAAAAATCATCGGAAACGTAAATGGTGGGAAAATCTCATAGATCTTACTgctacaattttaaaacatgtCAGAGAActtaacttatttttgttaatgagGTTGTGACTATTCAAAAGGGCACACACCTAAACTCCTATTCGTGTTCTTTTCACAGCGATCGATGGCATTTCACAAATCAACAAAAACTGATGTTGACGGAAAAATACCTAATCACATATGCACTActatttcaattatatttatttatcctCTATTGAAAAAAgcatgtaaaaaatattttatgcgAAGACAAGAAATAGTTTCTTATAAAGAAATATGTCATGAGGTTGTATTTTCAGTACAACCTCATGATACCGCCAGGTGTAAAAATCTGCAGAGTCGCACCAACGAAATGTATTCGCCAGTATGTCaagaaaatactatttttgtgctcaatttttttaatttatttttttattattaaagatcCATTGATGAGATTGATTTAATCattcaatacatttttgagTCTCATAGTAATCTCCAAGATTACCTTTGAGACAATTCAGATATCGTGTAAGCGTACCAGTAAAGTTTTAGGAGATTACGGCAGCAAgaacaattactaaaaattatattaaagcaacaacattttattaaaaataaatgcacaTAAGTGCATTTAATTTGCATCACGCTTTTTGACCCAACTCattttttcaagctttaaCTCAAAACATCCCCCTCTTCCTCACTAGCTAATTAGTCTTCACTTTTCTCTCACTCTTTCCCTTCTTCCTATAACAAAACTTTCTCACAGCCATCTTCAACAATATCACAATGCTCAACACaaccacaaaaataaaacccaaGACATCCACCATGTAATACTTGTACCAAGGCAGCTTCACCCCTGCCACTCTTAAATGAGGAGCTCCCTTGTGCCTGATAACGTAATCGACCCAATAGGTGGCAGTTTTCATGGGAGCCTCAGGGCGGTCGTGGTACAGTTTTGACTTCAACTGAACATTTTCCCTGTATTTGGGATTTGTGAGTAATTCATTTATGGCCTTCTCGAAGTTGGCTTCGTTGAATGCAGGGTCATTGTAGCCCAGTTTGAGACCGTAGCCATTATAAACTGCTCTATCAGCATTGCCGTCTTGGTCGCCAAAAACCGGAAGAGCCAAAATGGGGACTCCATGATAAACTGTTTCGGTGGTGCTTAGAAGACCTCCGTGGGTGATGAAAAGTTTGATGTTCTTATGGGCTGCAAGGTGATTTATGTACATGCAATCATTTTTACATGTTAATAAGACTGAAAACTTACCTAAAACGTCTTGTTGAGGGAACCATTTTTggattaatacatttttgggTTTTCCTGGCAAATCCTCTTCAAACTTCCATAAGACTTTTTGTTTCAACCTTCCCAAAACACCCATAATAAACTCCTTCTTCTCTTTAGGCATATCTTTGCTCTTAATGTTAGACCCCATGCTGAAGTAAATCACCCCGTCTTTAGCATTGTCCAAAATCTCTTGAAGATTACTGGGAAGTTTTTGGGGGGGATCCACGAAGTACCCTCCTATCTCCACCATATTGGGAACTAACGGCAAGGCCGGATAGAGGCTCGTGTGCGAATTTAGCAGCACCAAAGACACATTAGTGCGCAGATCGTGTAAAGAAGGGGAATTGGGGAATGCTTGATGCATAATTTCCTCATTCTTAGGCAAAACATAATATTCGGTCAGCAGATATTCCGCTATATAGAAAAACAGGTTTTTAACTCTATTTAAAAAGGTGAAATTCTTGTAAAAGTCGCCTTTGAAAACATGGGCGGCGTAGGACACTGGAGCTTCATTGCCGACCAACGGGTTGACACAAGAGTTAGGCCCCTTGCTATTCAGTATGATCAAAGAACAATCGTAGATATGGGCAAAAACCTTCAAGGCATCATTATAATATTGATCTAGAATAACTGCGTCGAATTTTTGGTTGGAATCCAGCAATTTGCGCACGTTGGGGTGGTACAAAGTGTCGTTGGAGACTTTAACAAATGTGTCAGTCGTGCGGGTTATTATCTCTAGTATTCcgattttgctcaaattgaagATGTTACTTGTTGACATTTGTTCtggaaaattacattattatatctctgaaaaatcattaatagTCCCCATTactttgcaatttttcaacaattccaTCAAGTAAAATACCAGTGTATTTGCCACCTTCAGGAACGTCCTTCATGGG of Euwallacea similis isolate ESF13 chromosome 3, ESF131.1, whole genome shotgun sequence contains these proteins:
- the LOC136419987 gene encoding UDP-glycosyltransferase UGT5-like, with amino-acid sequence MKIIIVLLLSAFLGQSQCARILGIFPMPGISHNILSSKLMKGLVAAGHDVTMVSAIPMKDVPEGGKYTGILLDGIVEKLQKQMSTSNIFNLSKIGILEIITRTTDTFVKVSNDTLYHPNVRKLLDSNQKFDAVILDQYYNDALKVFAHIYDCSLIILNSKGPNSCVNPLVGNEAPVSYAAHVFKGDFYKNFTFLNRVKNLFFYIAEYLLTEYYVLPKNEEIMHQAFPNSPSLHDLRTNVSLVLLNSHTSLYPALPLVPNMVEIGGYFVDPPQKLPSNLQEILDNAKDGVIYFSMGSNIKSKDMPKEKKEFIMGVLGRLKQKVLWKFEEDLPGKPKNVLIQKWFPQQDVLAHKNIKLFITHGGLLSTTETVYHGVPILALPVFGDQDGNADRAVYNGYGLKLGYNDPAFNEANFEKAINELLTNPKYRENVQLKSKLYHDRPEAPMKTATYWVDYVIRHKGAPHLRVAGVKLPWYKYYMVDVLGFIFVVVLSIVILLKMAVRKFCYRKKGKSERKVKTN